In Silene latifolia isolate original U9 population chromosome 3, ASM4854445v1, whole genome shotgun sequence, a single window of DNA contains:
- the LOC141647220 gene encoding peptide deformylase 1B, chloroplastic/mitochondrial — protein MSSTIRPQPLQWCTPTAQLLPISSHTLLTSFHPSSSFSQTHLFSSQTLKLHSKISTKFRSMASKKDPFKFQDEDFASSDDLQFEAPLKVVEYPDPRLRAKNKKINKFDDNLKKLVAEMFDVMYRTDGIGLSAPQVGVNVQLMVFNPVGERGEGEEIVLINPRVTKYSQKLTLFNEGCLSFPGLFGVVKRPESVKIDAKNLSGSRFSVTLSGLPARVFQHEFDHLEGTLFFEKMTEEVLDTIREGLQALEVKYEKSTGLPSPEKIEIRQRTKAGVGFGKN, from the exons ATGAGTAGCACAATTAGACCCCAACCACTCCAATGGTGTACTCCGACTGCCCAACTCCTCCCTATCTCTTCCCACACTTTGCTCACCTCATTTcacccttcttcttccttctctcAAACCCATCTTTTCTCCTCTCAAACCCTCAAACTTCACTCCAAAATCTCCACCAAATTCCGTTCTATGGCTTCCAAAAAAGACCCCTTTAAATTCCAAGATGAAGACTTTGCTTCAA GTGATGATTTGCAATTTGAGGCACCCTTGAAGGTAGTGGAATATCCAGACCCGAGGCTTCGAGCTAAGAATAAGAAGATTAATAAGTTTGATGATAACTTGAAGAAGTTGGTTGCGGAAATGTTTGATGTTATGTACAG AACTGATGGGATTGGGCTTTCCGCTCCCCAAGTAGGCGTTAATGTCCAGCTTATGGTATTTAATCCTGTTGGTGAACGTGGAGAGGGTGAAGAAATTGTTCTGATAAATCCAAGAGTAACCAAGTACTCGCAAAAGCTTACACTTTTCAATGAAGGATGCTTATCATTTCCTGGATTATTTGGTGTTGTCAAG AGACCAGAATCCGTTAAGATTGATGCGAAGAATCTTAGTGGCTCAAGATTTTCAGTTACACTTTCAGGCCTACCTGCCCGTGTATTCCAGCATGAGTTTGACCATTTAGAg GGCACCCTTTTCTTTGAGAAAATGACCGAAGAAGTTCTTGACACTATACGTGAAGGTTTGCAG GCTTTGGAGGTGAAGTATGAAAAAAGTACAGGATTGCCGAGCCCTGAGAAGATTGAAATTCGGCAAAGAACGAAAGCTGGTGTTGGCTTTGGGAAAAATTGA